accctccctatctctgtaacctcttcagcacctacaaccctccctatctctgtaacttcctccagcccctacaaccctccctatctctgtaacctcttcagcacctacaaccctccctatctctgtaacctcttcagcacctacaaccctccctatctctgtaacttcctccagcctctacaaccctccctatctgtgtaaccttctccagcccctacaactctccctatctctgtaacctcctccagcctctacaaccctccctatctgtgtaaccttctccagcccctacaaccctccctatctctgtaacctcctccagacccgacaaccttccctatctctgtaacctcctccagacccgacaaccttccctatctctgtaacctcctctagcccctacaaccctccctatctccataacttgCTCcaacccttacaaccctccctatctctgtaacctcctcagcctctacaaccctccctatctgtgtaacctcctccagccccaacaaccctccctatgtctgtaacttcctccagcctctacaaccctccctatctgtgtaacctcctccagccccaacaaccctccatatctctgtaacctcctccagcccctacaaccctccctatctctgtaacctcctccagccccaacaaccctccatatctctgtaacctcctccagccccgacaaccctccctatctctgtaacctcctccagccccaacaaccctccctatctctgtaacttcctccagcctctacaaccctccctatctgtgtaacctcctccagccccaacaaccctccatatctctgtaacctcctccagcccctacaaccctccctatctctgtaacctcctccagccccaacaaccctccatatctctgtaacctcctccagccccgacaaccctccctatctctgtaacctcctccagccccgacaaccctccctatctctgtaacctcctccagccccaacaaccctccctatctctgtaacctgctccagccccgacagccctccgagatctctgccctcctccaattccgccctcttgcccatcccccgattcccatcgctccaccattggcggccgtgccttcagctgcctggggccctaagctctggaattccctccctaaacctctccacctctccctctcctcctttaagacgttccttaaaatccGACCTCTTTGATCGAGTTTTGGTCaccggtccctaatatctcctgatgtgactcGGGGCCTAAAGCTTAATTTGATTTTCACTCCGAAGGGGCACCACAGGATATTCTGCAATAAATAAAGACAGAGTTACATTTCTCTAGCGCCTTTCACCAGCTGAGGAGGTCCCAAAGCAGGAAATGCAgaggctaatttgcgcacagcaagatcccacaaacagcaatgtgataatgacccagatcatctgttttttttcagtgatgttggttgagggataaatattgtccccaggacaccggggagaacaccccccctgctcttcttccaaatagtggccgtgggatcttttacaaccacctgagagggcagacgggtgcctcggtttaatgtctcatctgaaagacggcacctctgacagtgcagcacaccctcagtactgaccctccgacagtgcagcactccctcagtactgaccctccgacagtgcagcactccctcagtactgaccctgcgacagtgcagcactccctcagtactgactctctgacagtgcagcactccctcagtactgaccctctgacagtgcagcactccctcagtactgaccctctgacagtgcagcactccctcagtactcaaacccacaactttctgactcagaggagagagaactgtcCACTAAACTGAGGCTGATGccacagcttgggctgataagtggcaagtaacattcgcgccacacaagtgccaggcaatgaccatctccaacaagagagaatctaaccatctccccttgacattcaatggcattaccatcgctgaatcccccactatcaacatcctgggggttaccattgaccagaaactgaactggagtagccatctaaataccgtggctaaaagagggtactgagggcagcacagtggcgcagtggttagcactgcagtctcatagctccagcggGCATAGCACGCGGGTTCGCCTCTGgacactgcctgtgcggaatttgcaatttcaccctgtgtctgcgtggatttccgccgggtgctccggtttcctcctacagtcaaagacttgcaggttgataggtaaattggccattgtaaattgcccctagtataggtaggtggtaggagaatggtggggatgtggtagggaatatgggattaatgtgcaaTTAGTAttcttgggtggttgatggtcggcacagactcggtgggctgaagggcctgttttactgctgtatctctctatgactcgacgaggaggtcagaggctgggaatcctgcagtgactgactcacctcctgactccccaaagcctgtccaccatctacaaggcacaagtcaggagtgtgatggaatactctccacttgcctggatgggtgcagctccaacaacactcaagaagctcgacaccatccaggacaaagcagcccgcttgattgacaccccatccacaaacattcactccctccaccaccgacgcacagtggcagcagtgtgtaccatctgcaagatgcactgcagcaactcatcaagcctccttagacagcaccttccaaacccgcgacctctaccaactagaaggacaagggcagcagatgcatgggaacaccaccacctgcaagttcccctccaagtcacacaccatcctgacttggaactgtatcgccgttccttcactgttgctgggtcaaaatcctggaactcccttcctaacagcactgtgggtgtacctaccccacatggactgcagcggttcaagaaggcagctcaccaccaccttctcaagggcaattagggatgggcgataaacgttggcctggccagtgacgcccacatcccatgaacgaataaataaaaatgtTCGTCACCCAGGACATTCTCCACCTGTGCCCACTTGGACAGTTGGTGCGTGCGAGTTATTTGACCAAGGGGGTCTTCACGCCTAACCCCAGGGACTATTCTCAACCCAATGTTGGCTTGTGCGCCCTTCTTCTCCTGAAGCATAAGTGGCAAGGAGAGTGGCAGGATCTGGGGAGGATGGGGTGGCATTTGCCCCCTCCCCTAACGCGGTGACAATGAGACCCTCTGAACACCACCGCCAAACCCCCCCTGCTGACTGTTAGGCCGAGTGACAGCAGGCATCTATTCATCTAAATCACGAAACAAACTTTAACTTCAATTTGAGACAGGAAACTGAGTTGTTCCGAAAGCCAGTTTGCAGTCTTTATCGCAAGGTGTGAATTCGGCAGACACTGACTGGCAGAAACATAACTGACTGTTTCATTTTCATAAAGTAGGCTGACCCGCAGTTCAGAACTACcttccactcctcctcatccacaAAACCTACTCCAAAACTTCATCAGGAAAAGACGGCATGCATTTCTCTGGCGCctgtcaccacctcaggatgtctcagGATGTTTCACAAACAATGAAACAACATTTTTgacgtgtggtcactgttgtaatgtaggaaacgctgcagccaattagcgcacagcaagatcccaccaacaccaatgttgattgagggttaaatattggccccaggatacGAGGGAGGATTCCCCTCCAAACCCTGGTACTCCTCACCCTCAACCTGCCCTCCCCcagtctccccctcccccaatctcccccgCCCCCAGTCTCCgcctgtctccccctccctcagACTCCCCCTCCCACAGTGTCTCCTCCCTCAAactccctctccctcagtctcccctccctcagtctcccctccctcagtcgccccgtcccttcctctccctcccacagTGTCCCCTCACTCAAACTCCCCCTCCCTCTGACTCCCCCTCCTTCAGTCCCCCTGCCTCAgcctcctctctctcagtctccccactcctcagtctccccactcctcAGTCTCCCCACCCCTCTGAATCCCCACCCTTCAGCATTCCCTTCCTCAGTCCCCTCCAGCCTCTCCTCCCTCAGACACCCACTCCCTCAATGCCCCCTTCCTCCAAACTCCCACTCCCTCAGTTCCTCCACTCCCTCAGCCTCCCACCCATCAGCCTCCACTCCCTCAGCCTACATTCCGCAGGGTTTTTTGAGACTCCCAAGTCTCTACGATCGAACAAGAACAGAATTCCGCTAAGCGGTATGAGGATTTAGAAGGCCCCACATCCCATAATTTCCTCCCATGGTATCCGCCTCTCTCAAAGGACACAGCTGGTGCAAAAAATTCAACTGAACCTGTGAGGCAGGTCCAATGGTCTCTGCAGGAGAGAGTGCGGAGGAGTTTGCTGGTCATTAATGTGATTTTTTGTCCACAGCAGTTTTCCTTCTCTCAGCAGAGTGTTTTTAATTCATCCGTGGGACATGGgcctcactggccaggccagcatttattgcccatccctaattgcccttgagaaggtggtggtgagctgccttcttgaaccgctgcagtccatgtggggtaggtacacccacagtgctgttaggaagggagttccaggattttgacccagtgacagtgaaggaacggtgatatagttccaagtcaggatggtgtgtgacttggaggggaacttgcaggtgctggtgttcccatgcatctgctgcccttgtccttctagttggtagaggtcacggatttggaaggtgctgtctaaggagccttggtgaggtgctggagtgcatcttgtagatggtacacactgctgccactgtgcgtcggtggtggagggagtgaatgtttgtagatggggtgccaatcaagcgggctgctttgtcctggatggtgtcgagcttcttgagtgttgttggagctgcacccatccaggcaagtggagagtattccatcacactcctgacttgtgccttgtagatggtggacaggctttggggagtcaggaggtgagttactctcgctTCCTCAGTAGCTGCGAGTGTCAGACGAGTCTCCTGACCTGGAGCCAGACACGCTGTGCTTGGACCCACAGATCGCACTAATAGTCAAAGAAGTCATTTTTAGTCCACCCGGGAAGATTTGTATCGTTTGAACTTCCCACTGTGTGCTCACACAATCAGCCCTCCAAAGTGAATTAAAAGGACTGAATATAGGTGTTTAAACACAGGAAAAAATTAATTGAATTCTGTGCTTGCCCCTACCTTGTGGTTTTATTTTATTATAAATATAGCTCCAGTCTCGGTATGTCTCTGAATTTCCAGTACAAAGTGCAGATTGGCCAACAATGCACTTTTCAGACAGTTTTGAATGTAATTTTCGCTCCATGTGCTGTTCATTCTCTTTCAGGATGTGGTGGAATTCGACATGGAGTATCTTCAATCATTAAACGTGAGCTTCGGCTCAGGAGATTACCAGAATGACAGCTCCGACCCGTGTGATGCCATTATTGTCTGTGCCACCCAGCCCTGCGACGGCGTACTCAGCCAAGGATTCCTCCGTGTTTTTATGCCCATCTTCTACTCTGCCATCTTTCTCCTTGGACTGGTTGGCAATGGGATGGTGGTTGGGGTCCTCATGAGGAACATACGCACTCTGGCTGTGACCGAGACGTATATCCTCCACTTGGCAGTGGCTGATATCCTCCTCGCCAGTGGCATGCCTTTCTGGGCCGTCGAGGAGGCGAGGGGGTGGGTCTTTGGGACCGTGGCTTGTAAGCTGTTTGGGGCTTTGTACAATATCAATTTCTACAGCAGCATCTACCTCCTGGGCTGCATAAGCTTCGACCGTTACCTCTCCATCGTGCACGCTGTTCAGATGTACAAGAAGCGTCGGCCCTGGAGGGTGTACCTCAGCTGTGCAGTGGTGTGGTGCGTCTGTCTGCTATTGGCCATTCCCGACTTTATATACCTGAAGGTGATAAAAAGCAATGGCTCCTCACAATGTTCACACGCCTATGGGGCAGGACACTCCAAAGCGTGGATCGTGGCCATGAGATGTATTTACCACATCACGGGCTTCCTTCTCCCACTGACAGTGATGTGCTACTGTTATGTCAACATCATTAGGACTCTCAACCAATCCCACAATATCCAGCGTAGGAAAGAACGGCGGGCCATCAAAGTCATCGCGGTGGTCGTGGGGGCCTTCTTCCTGTGCTGGACGCCGTACAACGTGGTCATGTTCCTGGAGACGTTGCACAGGCTGGGCGCCATCAGCAGGGACTGCAAGATGGAGGCTGAGATGGATACCAGCTACTCCCTCACCAGCTGCCTGGGCAACCTCCACTGCTGCCTTAACCCCTTCCTGTACGCCTTCGTGGGGGTGAAGTTCCGGAGGCACCTGCTGGTGATCCTGCGGGATGGGGGCTGCGTCAGCCGGGAGTTTGTGAAAAGGTTCAGCCGACCCAGCCGCAGGCAGTCAGTCATATCTGTGTCGGAATCGGGCGACACTTCATATTCTGGATTTTGAGTGTCTGACGAAATGGGCATCCAAAGACTCAAGTGGCAGAGACGGGTTCACCAGAATGttcccagggatgagagacttcagttaatgtggagagactgggagaagctgggattgttctcctcagagcagagaaggttaagggggagatggaatcgaggcgttcaaaatcatgagggggtttggatggagtaaatgaggagaaactgttcccagtagcaggagggtcggtaaccagagggacacagattgaggataatgggtaaaagaaccagagggggggagaggaggagaatttttttgacgcagtgagttgttgtgatctggaacctgctgcctgaaagggcggtggaagcagattcaatagtaactttcaaaaggggaattggagaaataatggaaggggaaaaatttgcagggagattggggaaagagcagggggggggagagtggggactaATTGGCTAGATCTTTCAAAGATACAGCACagggacgatgggctgaatggactcctcctgtgcttTATGAATGGATGATCCCATCTCAGTGATAGAGGAGACATGAGGTGGACATGGGAAACTTCTGCTGGAAATAGTCCGAGCTGAAAGTGAAAAACGAATCCGTTAGGATGGAAAACAAGTTACAATTTTCCGGCTCCTGGGAGGTTACAATGATGGTGTTTGCCCACGAGAATTCCAAAAATAACCTAACGGAGAAAATCCCAGGCACGTTGGAAATCAGCAAACAGAACCGCAGGaaattgtaccccagtgttttacagtgacagacctgtccccaccacgtactgcatcccagtgttatacagtgacagacctgtccccaccacgtactgcatcccagtgttatacagtgacagacctgtccccaccagtactgtaccccagtgttatacagtgacagacctgtcctcaccagtactgtaccccagtgttatacagtgacagacctgtcctcaccagtactgtaccccagtgttatacactgacagaactgtccccaccagtactgtaccccagtgttatacagcgacagatctgtccccaccagtactgtaccccagtgttttacagtgacagacctgtccccaccacgtactgtaccccagtgttatacagtgacagacctgtacccaccagtactgtaccccagtgttatacagtgacagacctgtacccaccagtactgtaccccagtgttatacagtgacagacctgtacccaccagtactgtaccccagtgttatacagcgacagacctgtccccaccagtactgtaccccagtgttttacagtgacagacctgtccccaccacgtactgtaccccagtgttatacagtgacagacctgtccccaccacgtactgtaccccagtgttatacagtgacagacctgtacccaccagtactgtaccccagtgttatacagcgacagacctgtcctcaccagtactgtaccccagtgttacacagcgacagacctgtccccaccagtactgtaccccagtgttacacagcgacagacctgtccccaccagcactgtaccccagtgttatacaatgacagacctgtccccaccagtactgtaccccagtgttatacagtgacagacctgtccccaccacgtactgtatcccagtgttatacagtgacagacctgtccccaccacgtactgtatcccagtgttatacagtgacagacgtgtccccaccagtactgtaccccagtgttatacagtgacagacctgtcctcaccagtactgtaccccagtgttacacagcgacagacctgtccccaccagcactgtaccccagtgttatacaatgacagacctgtccccaccagtactgtaccccagtgttatacagtgacagacctgtccccaccacgtactgtatcccagtgttatacagtgacagacctgtccccaccacgtactgtatcccagtgttatacagtgacagacctgtcctcaccagtactgtaccccagtgttatacagtgacagacctgtccccaccagcactgtaccccagtgttatacaatgacagacctgtccccaccagtactgtaccccagtgttatacagtgacagacctgtccccaccacgtactgtatcccagtgttatacagtgacagacctgtccccaccagtactgtaccccagtgttatacagtgacagacctgtcctcaccagtactgtaccccagtgttatacagtgacagacctgtccccaccacgtactgtatcccagtgttatacagtgacagacctgtcctcaccagtactgtaccccagtgttatacagcgacagacctgtccccaccagtactgtaccccagtgttatacaatgacagacctgtccccaccagtactgtaccccagtgttatacagtgacagacctgtacccaccagtactgtaccccagtgttatacagtgacagacctgtccccaccagtactgtaccccagtgttatacagtgacagacctgtccccaccagcactgtaccccagtgttatacaatgacagacctgtccccaccagtactgtaccccagtgttatacagtgacagacctgtccccaccacgtactgtatcccagtgttatacagtgacagacctgtccccaccagtactgtaccccagtgttatacagtgacagacctgtcctcaccagtactgtaccccagtgttatacagtgacagacctgtccccaccacgtactgtatcccagtgttatacagtgacagacctgtcctcaccagtactgtaccccagtgttatacagcgacagacctgtccccaccagtactgtaccccagtgttatacaatgacagacctgtccccaccagtactgtaccccagtgttatacagtgacagacctgtccccaccagtactgtaccccagtgttatacagtgacagacctgtccccaccacgtactgtatcccagtgttatacagtgacagacctgtccccaccagtactgtaccccagtgttatacagtgacagacctgtcctcaccagtactgtaccccagtgttatacagtgacagacctgtcctcaccagtactgtaccccagtgttatacagtgacagacctgtccccaacagtactgtaccccagtgttatacagtgacagacctgtccccaccagtactgtaccccagtgttatacagtgacagacctgtcctcaccagtactgtaccccagtgtgatacagtgacagacctgtccccaccagtactgtaccccagtgttatacagtgacagacctgtcctcaccagtactgtaccccagtgttgtacagtgacagacctgtccccaacagtactgtaccccagtgttatacagtgacagacctgttcccaacagtactgtaccccagtgttatacagtgacagacctgtccccaccagtactgtatcccagtgttatacagtgacagacctgtccccaacagtacagtaccccagtgttatacagtgacagacctgtccccatcagtactgcaccccagtgttatacagtgacagacctgtcctcagcagtactgtaccccagtgttatacagtgacagacctgtccccaccagtactgtatcccagtgttatacagtgacagacctgtccccaccagtactgtaccccagtgttatacagtgacagacctgtccccaccagtactataccccagtgttatacagtgacagacctgtccccatcagtactgcaccccagtgttatacagtgacagacatgtcctcagcagtactataccccagtgttatacagtgacagacctgtccccaccagtactataccccagtgttatacagtgacagacctgtccccatcagtactgcaccccagtgttatacagtgacagacctgtcctcagcagtactgtaccccagtgttatacagtgacagacctgtccccaccagtactataccccagtgttatacagtgacagacctgtccccatcagtactgcaccccagtgttatacagtgacagacctgtcctcagcagtactgtacccccgtgttatacagtgacacacctttccccaccagtactgtaccccagtgttatacagtgacagacctgtcctcgccagtactataccccagtgttatacagtaacagacctgtccccaccagtactgtaccccagtgttatacagtgacagacctgtccccaccagtactgtaccccagtgttatacagtgacagacctgtccccaacagtactgtaccccagtgttatacagtgacagacctgtccccaacagtgctgtaacccagtgttatacagtgacagacctgtccccaccagtactgtactccagtgttatacagtgacagacctgtacccaccagtactgtatcccagtgttatacagtgacagacctgtccccaccagtactgtaccccagtgttatacagtgacagacctgtccccaccagtactataccccagtgttatacagtgacagacctgtcctcagcagtactataccccagtgttatacagtgacagacctgtccccatcagtactgcaccccagtgttatacagtgacagacctgtcctcagcagtactgtaccccagtgttatacagtgacagacctgtccccaccagtactataccccagtgttatacagtgacagacctgtccccatcagtactgcaccccagtgttatacagtgacagacctgtcctcagcagtactgtacccccgtgttttacagtgacacacctttccccaccagtactgtaccccagtgttatacagtgacagacctgtcctcgccagtactataccccagtgttatacagtgacagacctgtcctcagcagtactgtacccccgtgttttacagtgacacacctttccccaccagtactgtaccccagtgttatacagtgacagacctgtcctcgccagtactataccccagtgttatacagtgacagacctgtccccatcagtactgcaccccagtgttatacagtgacagacctgtcctcagcagtactgtacccccgtgttttacagtgacacacctttccccaccagtactgtatcccagtgttatacagtgacagacctgtcctcaccagtactgtaccccagtgttatacagtaacagacctgtccccaccagtactgtaccccagtgttatacagtgacagacctgtccccaccagtactgtaccccagtgttatacagtgacagacctgtccccaacagtactataccccagtgttatacagtgacagacctgtccccatcagtactgcaccccagtgttatacagtgacagacctgtcctcagcagtactgtacccccgtgttttacagtgacagacctttccccaccagtactgtatcccagtgttatacagtgacagacctgtccccaccagtactataccccagtgttatacagtgacagacctgtccccatcagtactgcaccccagtgttatacagtgacagacctgtcctcagcagtactgtacccccgtgttttacagtgacacacctttccccaccagtactgtatcccagtgttatacagtgacagacctgtcctcaccagtactgtaccccagtgttatacagtaacagacctgtccccaccagtactgtaccccagtgttatacagtgacagacctgtccccaccagtactgtaccccagtgttatacagtgacagacctgtccccaacagtactgtaccccagtgttatacagtgactgacctgtccccaacagtgctgtaacccagtgttatacagtgacagacctgtcctcagcagtactataccccagtgttattc
This window of the Heterodontus francisci isolate sHetFra1 chromosome 39, sHetFra1.hap1, whole genome shotgun sequence genome carries:
- the LOC137352940 gene encoding C-X-C chemokine receptor type 3-like isoform X2; its protein translation is MGEPEYDWGMDVVEFDMEYLQSLNVSFGSGDYQNDSSDPCDAIIVCATQPCDGVLSQGFLRVFMPIFYSAIFLLGLVGNGMVVGVLMRNIRTLAVTETYILHLAVADILLASGMPFWAVEEARGWVFGTVACKLFGALYNINFYSSIYLLGCISFDRYLSIVHAVQMYKKRRPWRVYLSCAVVWCVCLLLAIPDFIYLKVIKSNGSSQCSHAYGAGHSKAWIVAMRCIYHITGFLLPLTVMCYCYVNIIRTLNQSHNIQRRKERRAIKVIAVVVGAFFLCWTPYNVVMFLETLHRLGAISRDCKMEAEMDTSYSLTSCLGNLHCCLNPFLYAFVGVKFRRHLLVILRDGGCVSREFVKRFSRPSRRQSVISVSESGDTSYSGF
- the LOC137352940 gene encoding C-X-C chemokine receptor type 3-like isoform X1 codes for the protein MISMAIMSGLLPKQCANCKRDDICHREKRQHFVSERKYQFKTSMGEPEYDWGMDVVEFDMEYLQSLNVSFGSGDYQNDSSDPCDAIIVCATQPCDGVLSQGFLRVFMPIFYSAIFLLGLVGNGMVVGVLMRNIRTLAVTETYILHLAVADILLASGMPFWAVEEARGWVFGTVACKLFGALYNINFYSSIYLLGCISFDRYLSIVHAVQMYKKRRPWRVYLSCAVVWCVCLLLAIPDFIYLKVIKSNGSSQCSHAYGAGHSKAWIVAMRCIYHITGFLLPLTVMCYCYVNIIRTLNQSHNIQRRKERRAIKVIAVVVGAFFLCWTPYNVVMFLETLHRLGAISRDCKMEAEMDTSYSLTSCLGNLHCCLNPFLYAFVGVKFRRHLLVILRDGGCVSREFVKRFSRPSRRQSVISVSESGDTSYSGF